The proteins below are encoded in one region of Metallibacterium scheffleri:
- the ltrA gene encoding group II intron reverse transcriptase/maturase, translating to MLAALDNGVKGGKWFSLMDKVMRPATLQAAWGRVVRNCGAAGVDRQSVDAFAAHAERYLDELARALRSDTYRPQAIRRVEIPKGRGQTRPLGIPTVKDRVVQTAVRLVIEPIFESIFCAHSYGFRPGRGAKRALREVDALLRAGYCHVVDADLAGYFDSIPHAGLMARVREQIADGRVLRLLESWLKQEVMAGLERWIPTGGTPQGAVISPLLSNIYLHGLDETMAAGGYRMVRYADDFVVLCQTADEAQRALAEIGTWVDAHELTLHPDKTHVGDCRQVGRGFEFLGYRFEAGQRRVRTKSWNAMLDKIRQHTPRTKGRSLASIISQINPMLRGWYQYFRHAHRITFSKLDGFIRRRLRSILRAYEGRRGHGHTREDHQRWPNSYFAQQGLFTLTQAHALACRSR from the coding sequence ATGTTGGCAGCGCTGGACAACGGCGTGAAGGGAGGAAAATGGTTCAGCCTGATGGACAAGGTGATGCGTCCGGCGACGCTGCAAGCGGCGTGGGGACGGGTGGTGCGCAATTGCGGAGCGGCCGGGGTGGATCGTCAAAGTGTGGACGCGTTCGCGGCCCATGCCGAGCGCTACCTCGACGAGCTGGCGAGGGCGCTGCGCAGTGACACGTACCGGCCCCAAGCGATCAGGCGGGTCGAGATTCCCAAAGGGCGGGGCCAAACCCGTCCACTGGGGATACCGACGGTGAAGGATCGCGTGGTGCAAACGGCGGTACGGCTGGTGATTGAGCCGATCTTCGAGTCGATCTTTTGCGCACACAGCTACGGGTTTCGGCCCGGCCGCGGTGCCAAGCGTGCGCTGCGGGAGGTGGATGCACTGCTGCGGGCGGGGTATTGCCATGTGGTGGATGCCGACCTTGCCGGCTACTTTGACAGCATTCCGCACGCCGGTCTGATGGCGCGGGTGCGCGAGCAGATCGCGGATGGCCGCGTACTGCGCTTGCTGGAATCGTGGCTCAAGCAGGAAGTGATGGCGGGACTGGAACGCTGGATCCCCACGGGCGGTACGCCGCAGGGTGCGGTGATCAGTCCGCTGTTGTCCAATATCTACCTGCATGGGCTCGACGAGACGATGGCCGCAGGCGGCTATCGGATGGTGCGTTATGCCGATGACTTCGTGGTGCTGTGTCAGACCGCGGATGAGGCGCAACGTGCGCTGGCCGAGATTGGCACGTGGGTGGACGCCCACGAGCTGACCTTGCACCCGGACAAGACCCACGTCGGCGACTGCCGACAGGTAGGCCGCGGGTTCGAGTTTCTGGGCTATCGGTTCGAGGCCGGTCAACGCCGGGTACGCACGAAGAGCTGGAACGCGATGCTGGACAAAATTCGACAGCACACGCCGCGTACCAAGGGGCGTTCGCTGGCGAGCATCATCAGCCAGATCAACCCGATGCTGCGGGGCTGGTACCAGTACTTCAGGCATGCCCACCGGATCACTTTCAGCAAGCTCGACGGGTTTATCCGCCGGCGTCTGCGCTCTATCCTTCGTGCATACGAGGGTCGGCGTGGGCACGGTCACACCCGCGAGGACCATCAGCGCTGGCCCAATAGCTACTTCGCTCAGCAGGGGCTTTTCACGTTAACCCAAGCCCATGCCTTGGCGTGCCGATCTCGATGA
- a CDS encoding GNAT family N-acetyltransferase, with amino-acid sequence MNTAWPQDTHAWLRSARLALRRFTPADFGFLHGLYADPAVARYLGGVKSRDECEIMLRERVLAYYDEYPGLGIWLTCMRDGGAAVGLHLLNHIRGEAHIQVGYALARPYWGHGYATEMSRALLHYGFSVRGLRQITAITDPDNSASQQVLLKCGLHRRGERVLAHPSYAGKPLAWFELDAADWARAAPPLRAEMRSELA; translated from the coding sequence ATGAACACCGCGTGGCCGCAGGACACCCACGCATGGCTGCGCAGCGCGCGTCTGGCGTTGCGGCGTTTCACGCCCGCCGACTTCGGATTTCTGCACGGCCTGTACGCCGATCCCGCCGTGGCGCGGTATCTCGGCGGGGTGAAATCGCGCGACGAATGCGAAATCATGCTGCGCGAGCGTGTCCTCGCGTATTACGACGAATATCCGGGTCTCGGCATCTGGCTGACCTGCATGCGCGACGGCGGCGCGGCGGTGGGGCTGCACCTGCTCAACCATATCCGTGGCGAGGCGCACATCCAGGTGGGCTACGCGCTGGCCAGGCCGTATTGGGGTCATGGCTATGCCACCGAGATGAGTCGGGCGCTGCTGCACTACGGTTTCAGCGTGCGCGGCCTGCGGCAGATCACCGCGATCACCGATCCCGACAACAGCGCCTCGCAGCAGGTGCTGCTGAAGTGCGGCCTGCATCGACGCGGCGAGCGCGTGCTCGCGCACCCGTCCTATGCCGGGAAGCCGCTGGCCTGGTTCGAGCTGGATGCCGCGGACTGGGCGCGCGCCGCGCCGCCGCTACGCGCCGAGATGCGCAGCGAGCTCGCCTGA
- a CDS encoding pseudouridine synthase, whose protein sequence is MSLLRTLANLGYGSRREVQALIAAGRVTDAHGAPLVADTVSVHAEVRIDGQPLDPAHGLVLMLHKPRGVTCSHDDAGPLVYTLLPPRYRMRKPPLSSVGRLDRDTSGLLLLTDDGALLQRIISPRRHVPKTYRVELAEDLRADAAALFASGTLLLKGERTPLLPAALRVADPRHAVLTLREGRYHQARRMFAAVGNHVLGLHREGIGALQLGDLAAGAWRPLAADEIARIFAADAAPDGVARASVQSRA, encoded by the coding sequence ATGAGCCTGCTGCGCACGTTGGCCAACCTCGGTTATGGCAGCCGCCGCGAGGTGCAGGCGCTGATCGCGGCAGGGCGTGTCACCGATGCACACGGCGCGCCGCTGGTTGCGGATACCGTCAGCGTCCACGCCGAGGTGCGCATCGATGGCCAGCCGCTCGATCCCGCGCATGGGCTGGTGCTGATGCTGCACAAACCGCGCGGCGTCACCTGCTCGCATGACGACGCCGGGCCGCTGGTCTACACGCTGTTGCCGCCGCGCTACCGCATGCGCAAGCCGCCGCTGTCGAGCGTCGGGCGGCTGGATCGCGACACCAGCGGTCTGCTGTTGCTGACCGATGATGGCGCGCTGCTGCAGCGGATCATCAGCCCGCGCCGACACGTGCCGAAGACCTATCGGGTCGAACTGGCCGAGGATCTGCGCGCGGACGCGGCGGCGCTGTTCGCCAGCGGCACGCTGCTGCTCAAGGGCGAGCGCACGCCGCTGCTGCCCGCCGCGCTGCGGGTGGCGGACCCGCGCCACGCCGTGCTGACCTTGCGCGAAGGCCGCTACCACCAGGCGCGGCGCATGTTCGCGGCGGTCGGCAACCATGTGCTGGGCCTGCATCGCGAGGGCATTGGCGCCTTGCAGTTGGGCGATCTGGCGGCCGGCGCGTGGCGGCCACTGGCAGCCGACGAGATCGCGCGCATCTTCGCTGCCGACGCGGCGCCGGATGGCGTCGCGCGCGCGTCCGTGCAGAGCCGCGCATGA
- a CDS encoding class I SAM-dependent methyltransferase: MLIDDPAAAVLGLAWAQLPPLPTPAPVLFLGARSSAWLPAAAQPAWQYAQDFKPHADALQAQGCGVAPVPDGARHARVLLLPPRQRQAARALLARAVAHCAEDAQVLLAANNDEGARSLQNDLAALAGPVSTLSKHHCRAVWTAPLRAAHIDHALCAEWRALDAPRDNPAGYCSRPGLFAWDRIDPGSQLLAAQLPATLRGAVADLGAGWGYLSSALLRRCAGIAELDLYEADARALEPARVNLARSGHPAHIALHWHDVTHGLPRRYDAIISNPPFHIDRADRPELGRAFIAAAAAALHAPGQFWLVANRHLPYEATLTAHFTQVEVVAQAQGYKVLRASGPRA, encoded by the coding sequence ATGCTGATCGACGATCCCGCCGCCGCCGTGCTGGGTCTTGCCTGGGCGCAGTTACCGCCATTGCCCACGCCGGCGCCGGTGCTGTTTCTGGGCGCGCGCAGCAGTGCGTGGCTGCCGGCGGCCGCGCAACCGGCATGGCAGTACGCGCAGGACTTCAAGCCGCACGCGGATGCGCTGCAGGCACAGGGTTGCGGCGTCGCGCCGGTACCCGATGGCGCGCGCCATGCGCGCGTGCTGCTGCTGCCGCCGCGCCAGCGCCAGGCCGCGCGCGCGCTGTTGGCACGAGCCGTCGCGCACTGCGCCGAGGATGCGCAGGTGCTGCTGGCCGCGAACAACGACGAGGGCGCGCGCAGCCTGCAAAACGACCTCGCCGCGCTGGCCGGGCCGGTGTCCACGCTGAGCAAGCACCATTGCCGCGCGGTGTGGACGGCGCCGCTGCGCGCCGCGCACATCGACCATGCGCTGTGCGCCGAGTGGCGCGCGCTGGATGCGCCGCGCGACAACCCGGCGGGCTACTGCAGCCGTCCCGGCCTGTTCGCCTGGGACCGCATCGACCCCGGATCGCAACTGCTGGCGGCGCAACTGCCGGCCACGCTGCGCGGTGCCGTGGCCGATCTGGGCGCCGGCTGGGGCTATCTGTCCAGCGCCTTGCTGCGGCGCTGCGCGGGGATCGCCGAACTGGATCTGTACGAGGCCGACGCGCGCGCGCTCGAGCCGGCGCGCGTCAACCTTGCGCGCAGCGGCCATCCGGCGCACATCGCGCTGCACTGGCACGACGTCACCCATGGCCTGCCGCGCCGCTACGACGCGATCATCAGCAATCCGCCGTTTCACATCGACCGCGCCGATCGCCCGGAGCTGGGGCGGGCGTTCATCGCCGCGGCGGCCGCTGCGCTGCACGCGCCAGGACAGTTCTGGCTGGTGGCCAATCGGCATTTGCCCTACGAAGCGACGCTGACGGCGCACTTCACGCAGGTCGAGGTTGTCGCCCAAGCGCAGGGCTACAAGGTGTTGCGCGCCAGCGGACCGCGCGCATGA
- a CDS encoding PA4780 family RIO1-like protein kinase codes for MKTPQGLQALIDDGIIDAVIRPLKSGKEASVYVVRSGDMVRCAKVYKDLAQRSFQARVQYQEGRKVRGSREARAIGKATRFGRKQQENDWKNTEVDALYQLAAAGVRVPQPYGFFNGVLVMELVTDAEGRAAPRLGEVDLEPAQARAFHRFLLQQVVRMLCLGLIHGDLSEYNVLVAADGPVIIDLPQVVSAAGNNAARAMLLRDVGNLANTLGQFAPELLRTRYGEEMWALFEQGRLRPDSELSGAFADDTHRADVDDIMAAINDARQEAIIRQQGREAANASD; via the coding sequence ATGAAGACTCCCCAAGGACTGCAGGCGCTGATCGACGACGGCATCATCGACGCGGTGATCCGGCCGCTGAAGAGCGGCAAGGAAGCATCGGTGTACGTGGTGCGCAGCGGTGACATGGTGCGCTGCGCGAAGGTCTACAAGGACCTGGCGCAACGCAGTTTTCAGGCGCGCGTGCAGTATCAGGAAGGGCGCAAGGTGCGCGGCAGCCGCGAGGCGCGCGCGATCGGCAAGGCCACCCGGTTCGGCCGCAAGCAGCAGGAAAACGACTGGAAAAACACCGAGGTCGATGCGCTGTACCAACTGGCCGCGGCCGGCGTGCGCGTGCCGCAACCGTACGGATTTTTCAACGGCGTGCTGGTGATGGAGCTGGTCACCGATGCCGAGGGCCGCGCGGCGCCGCGTCTGGGCGAGGTCGATCTCGAGCCGGCGCAGGCGCGCGCTTTCCACCGGTTCCTGCTGCAGCAGGTGGTACGCATGCTGTGCCTGGGCCTGATCCATGGCGACCTGTCGGAATACAACGTGCTGGTCGCGGCGGATGGCCCGGTGATCATCGATCTGCCGCAGGTAGTCAGCGCCGCCGGCAACAACGCCGCGCGCGCCATGCTGCTGCGCGATGTCGGCAACCTTGCCAACACGCTCGGACAATTCGCGCCCGAGCTGCTGCGTACGCGCTACGGCGAGGAGATGTGGGCGCTGTTCGAACAGGGGCGATTGCGCCCCGACAGCGAGTTGTCCGGCGCGTTTGCCGACGACACGCACCGCGCCGATGTCGATGACATCATGGCCGCGATCAACGATGCGCGGCAGGAAGCCATCATCCGCCAGCAAGGCCGCGAGGCGGCCAACGCCAGCGATTGA
- a CDS encoding TonB-dependent receptor, with protein sequence MSHRHLAMAIAVALSAATHTAHAAPAPASNARAGDAAASARDPARKSATTSVTNLETVKVTARRYEETLQDVPIAVTALTARALTDDNVQNLSDLQGLVPNLQIGPTQGTSSTLTVYLRGIGQNNPLWGFDPEVGLYFDGVYIARPQGALLDVFDVDRIEVLRGPQGTLYGKNTVGGAINYISKPLPTHATGSVTATLGMHATKDLKVDYGNASKDGVWRFRVAAASLHHGGYGHNLYLGGPTSNQDVNAARVTLGYFPSARFDAQLALDGEFDRSAPPGGAQLAVIPFDPAQTQGLPSRYDTRSDQAPVNTTDSGGGALTLRWLLGEDWTLKSISAYRSSNSNMNIDVDTLPVSIADNNLVYHSHQFSQELQALYDNGSDLHGVVGVYWFDGYAEGINKYALLALPPYQQLGYSLYVGSGGSVDTRSLAAYADTTWRFAPRWSLEAGARYTHESKTAIIQNDTYPNANFATPNGVQADFAGSTAANNLSPKLTLGWKASAAVNLYATASTGFHSGGYNIQANCTAIPASCRPIKNETLLNYELGAKMSFFGGRLMLNSALFHALYHDIQLSVYTSYVQPNGQRGFFGDFTNAGKATIDGLENEFAWRMGDRWTLSGNLSYLHPRYTQYLSGGVNIASTSKFTFAPKWNGGLTLWKHFPLRAGGDVAARLNVTYQTLAYFDQNYSPVLAQGAYGLVNAGVIWRTGGPWTYSLEGSNLANKRYRTSGYNIIALGMITGYYGPPRMITASARYKF encoded by the coding sequence ATGTCGCATCGGCACCTCGCCATGGCCATCGCGGTCGCGCTGTCCGCGGCCACGCACACGGCGCACGCGGCGCCGGCGCCCGCATCGAATGCACGCGCCGGTGACGCGGCGGCCAGCGCCCGCGATCCTGCGCGCAAGAGCGCAACCACCTCGGTCACCAATCTGGAAACGGTCAAGGTCACCGCGCGCCGTTACGAGGAAACCCTGCAGGACGTGCCCATCGCGGTGACCGCCCTGACCGCGCGCGCGCTCACCGACGACAACGTGCAAAACCTGTCGGACTTGCAGGGACTCGTGCCCAATCTGCAGATCGGCCCGACCCAAGGCACCAGCTCGACGCTGACCGTGTATCTGCGCGGCATCGGCCAGAACAATCCGCTGTGGGGCTTCGATCCCGAGGTGGGCCTGTACTTCGATGGCGTGTACATCGCGCGCCCGCAAGGCGCGCTGCTGGATGTGTTCGACGTGGACCGCATCGAGGTGCTGCGCGGCCCGCAGGGCACGCTGTACGGCAAGAACACGGTCGGCGGCGCGATCAACTACATCTCCAAGCCGCTGCCCACGCACGCGACCGGATCGGTCACCGCGACGTTGGGCATGCACGCCACAAAGGACCTGAAAGTCGATTACGGCAACGCCAGCAAGGATGGTGTGTGGCGCTTCCGCGTCGCCGCCGCCAGCCTGCATCACGGCGGTTACGGCCACAATCTGTATCTCGGTGGCCCGACCAGCAATCAGGATGTGAACGCCGCGCGCGTGACGCTGGGCTATTTCCCGTCGGCGCGCTTCGATGCGCAATTGGCGCTGGATGGCGAGTTCGATCGCAGCGCCCCGCCCGGCGGCGCGCAGCTCGCGGTGATCCCGTTCGACCCGGCGCAGACCCAGGGCCTGCCCAGCCGCTATGACACGCGCTCCGACCAGGCGCCGGTGAACACCACCGACAGCGGCGGCGGCGCGCTGACCCTGCGCTGGCTGCTGGGCGAGGACTGGACGCTGAAGTCGATCAGCGCCTATCGCAGCAGCAACAGCAACATGAACATCGACGTGGACACGCTGCCGGTATCGATCGCGGACAACAACCTCGTCTACCACAGCCACCAGTTCAGCCAGGAACTGCAGGCCTTGTACGACAACGGCAGCGACTTGCACGGCGTGGTCGGCGTGTACTGGTTCGACGGTTACGCCGAGGGCATCAACAAGTACGCGCTGCTGGCGCTGCCACCGTATCAGCAACTGGGCTACTCGCTGTACGTGGGCAGCGGCGGCAGCGTGGACACGCGCAGCCTGGCCGCCTACGCGGACACGACCTGGCGCTTCGCGCCGCGCTGGAGCCTGGAGGCCGGCGCGCGCTACACGCACGAATCCAAGACCGCGATCATCCAGAACGACACCTATCCGAACGCGAACTTCGCCACGCCCAACGGCGTGCAAGCCGACTTCGCGGGCAGCACCGCGGCCAACAATCTGTCGCCCAAGCTCACCCTGGGCTGGAAGGCCAGCGCTGCGGTGAACCTGTACGCCACCGCCAGCACCGGCTTCCATTCCGGCGGTTACAACATCCAGGCCAATTGCACGGCGATCCCCGCATCGTGCCGGCCGATCAAGAACGAAACCCTGCTCAACTACGAGCTGGGCGCCAAGATGAGCTTTTTCGGCGGCCGCCTGATGCTCAACAGCGCCCTGTTCCATGCGCTGTACCACGATATCCAGCTATCGGTGTACACCTCGTATGTGCAGCCCAACGGCCAGCGCGGCTTCTTCGGCGATTTCACCAACGCCGGCAAGGCCACCATCGACGGCCTCGAGAACGAATTCGCCTGGCGCATGGGCGATCGCTGGACGCTGAGCGGCAACCTGTCGTATCTGCATCCGCGCTACACGCAGTACCTCAGCGGCGGCGTCAACATCGCGTCCACCAGCAAGTTCACTTTCGCGCCCAAGTGGAACGGCGGGCTGACGCTGTGGAAGCACTTCCCGCTGCGCGCTGGCGGCGACGTCGCCGCGCGCCTGAATGTCACCTATCAGACGCTGGCGTATTTCGATCAGAACTACAGCCCGGTCCTCGCCCAGGGCGCCTATGGCCTGGTCAACGCCGGGGTGATCTGGCGCACCGGCGGGCCGTGGACCTACAGCCTCGAAGGCAGCAACCTGGCCAACAAGCGCTATCGCACCTCGGGCTACAACATCATCGCGCTGGGCATGATCACCGGCTATTACGGCCCGCCGCGCATGATCACGGCCAGCGCGCGCTACAAGTTCTGA